The following proteins are co-located in the Maridesulfovibrio sp. genome:
- a CDS encoding monovalent cation/H+ antiporter subunit D family protein encodes MTVSTEFITSARILIPLGITLVAPFFIWFFRENINRREAVSIWAGILTFLSVASMVPDVLEGKIVEYTLFTLFPGVKVSFAADGLAFIFALIASFLWVFATSYNIGYMRTLNEHAQTRYYFCFAVAIFGAVGVAFSANIFTLYLFYEIISVFTYPLVAHHQDDEAFSGARKYMVYLMGTSKLFLLPAMVMTYVLCGTLDFHLGDVAQGIFPPDADPTLVTITYVLYIAGLAKAALMPFHNWLPSAMVAPTPVSALLHAVAVVKAGVFSVSRVILSGFGVDLMDKLGLGLPTAYLAAFTIVTASLIALTKDDIKARLAYSTVSQLSYIIIGVAMLTPDAVQGGLMHIAHHAFSKITLFFGAGAIYVATHLKKISLMDGLGRRMPWTFGAFAIASLSMIGVPPVCGFATKWYLVKGAVGIGQWGLLVALLASTLLNAGYFGPIVYRAFFKAPAEGANIEQYKEAPLCMVIPLFTTALISVWLGLYPQTFLNFINVFGKF; translated from the coding sequence ATGACAGTTAGCACTGAATTCATCACCAGCGCGCGAATCCTGATCCCGCTCGGCATCACCCTTGTGGCTCCGTTCTTCATCTGGTTTTTCCGGGAGAACATCAACCGCCGCGAGGCCGTATCCATCTGGGCCGGTATTCTGACCTTCCTTTCCGTGGCTTCCATGGTTCCTGATGTACTGGAAGGCAAAATTGTAGAGTACACACTGTTCACCCTTTTTCCGGGTGTGAAAGTTTCTTTTGCTGCGGACGGGTTGGCTTTCATCTTCGCCCTTATCGCATCATTCCTGTGGGTCTTCGCCACTAGTTACAACATCGGTTACATGCGCACCCTCAACGAGCATGCCCAGACCAGATATTACTTCTGTTTTGCTGTTGCCATTTTCGGTGCCGTTGGTGTGGCATTTTCGGCGAATATTTTCACTCTTTATCTTTTCTATGAAATAATTTCCGTATTCACTTACCCCCTGGTTGCCCACCATCAGGACGATGAAGCATTCAGCGGCGCGCGGAAATATATGGTCTACCTGATGGGTACCTCCAAGTTGTTTCTGCTACCGGCCATGGTCATGACCTATGTGCTCTGCGGAACCTTGGATTTCCATCTTGGCGATGTGGCGCAGGGAATTTTCCCTCCGGATGCTGACCCCACACTGGTGACCATTACCTACGTTCTTTACATTGCAGGTTTGGCAAAAGCAGCGCTTATGCCGTTTCACAACTGGCTTCCCTCAGCAATGGTCGCGCCGACTCCGGTCTCTGCGTTGCTGCATGCGGTGGCCGTTGTTAAGGCCGGGGTTTTCTCCGTTTCCCGTGTGATCCTTTCCGGATTCGGAGTCGATCTCATGGATAAATTGGGACTGGGATTGCCGACAGCATATCTTGCGGCATTCACCATCGTTACGGCCTCGCTTATCGCCCTGACCAAGGATGATATCAAGGCAAGGCTTGCATACTCCACGGTCAGCCAGCTTTCCTACATCATTATCGGTGTAGCCATGTTGACCCCGGATGCTGTGCAGGGTGGCTTGATGCATATCGCTCACCATGCCTTTTCCAAGATCACCTTGTTCTTCGGTGCCGGTGCCATTTATGTGGCAACCCACCTTAAGAAGATCAGCCTCATGGATGGCTTGGGACGACGAATGCCATGGACCTTCGGGGCCTTTGCCATTGCTTCACTGTCCATGATCGGGGTGCCTCCGGTCTGCGGATTCGCCACCAAATGGTATCTGGTCAAAGGTGCGGTAGGCATCGGGCAATGGGGACTGCTGGTGGCTTTGCTGGCAAGTACTTTGCTCAATGCCGGATACTTCGGACCTATCGTCTACCGGGCTTTTTTCAAGGCCCCGGCAGAGGGTGCCAATATCGAGCAGTACAAAGAGGCCCCGCTGTGTATGGTCATTCCGCTTTTTACCACGGCCTTGATTTCAGTCTGGTTGGGACTTTATCCCCAGACCTTCCTGAACTTCATCAACGTGTTCGGTAAATTCTAA
- a CDS encoding NADH-quinone oxidoreductase subunit N, with amino-acid sequence MNVNLYLFMPELSMFLIITLLFVQAVGSEKMRDKVGVWLPIASFLPVIVSLLSVGQEGLSFHGAYLVDPLSQFFKVAIAIGFCVTVFNATRQPTLLQEKRSDYFLFLAISAWGLMMLASSVELITMYLALELSSYALYSIIALRAKDKGAAEAAIKYIMFGAVSTAVALYGFSYILAGMHTTYLAELVQKTWSFDAAPMAVTGMALFLLGMFYKLALFPFHFWCPDVYEGASNETAAFVATLPKLGAVVILIRLAAMFKPGYDITTIIAVLGALSMTFGNLAALVQRDVKRILGYSSVAHAGYIMIGLISGTAEGLAAASFYALAYVAMNLTCFWVVSRVSVDGRNLQLDDLNGLHKRAPALAFALAVGAFALVGLPPMAGFMGKLFLFSSGWNHGYNWLIIIAGINTAISIYYYLGMVRHAYTKDAVEDTPLPDTSAFSYAGAALLSLLVLGLGMMPAGVFDFALKVGSIVP; translated from the coding sequence ATGAATGTGAATTTATATCTTTTCATGCCGGAACTCTCCATGTTCCTGATTATTACCCTGTTGTTTGTGCAGGCCGTCGGTAGTGAAAAGATGCGTGATAAAGTCGGAGTTTGGCTGCCTATTGCGTCTTTTCTTCCGGTGATTGTCTCACTTCTCTCAGTGGGACAGGAAGGCCTCTCCTTTCACGGGGCCTATCTGGTCGATCCGCTTTCGCAGTTTTTCAAAGTTGCAATTGCCATTGGTTTTTGTGTGACCGTCTTTAACGCAACCCGTCAGCCGACATTGCTGCAGGAAAAGAGATCCGATTATTTCCTCTTTCTCGCCATTAGTGCTTGGGGACTGATGATGCTTGCTTCCTCAGTGGAGCTGATCACCATGTACCTTGCCTTGGAACTTTCATCTTACGCCCTCTATTCAATTATCGCTTTGCGGGCCAAGGATAAGGGAGCGGCGGAAGCGGCAATCAAGTATATTATGTTCGGTGCGGTTTCCACTGCGGTGGCATTGTACGGATTTTCTTACATCCTTGCCGGAATGCATACCACCTACCTTGCGGAACTGGTCCAGAAAACATGGTCTTTCGATGCTGCACCTATGGCCGTTACCGGCATGGCTTTGTTTCTGCTGGGTATGTTCTACAAGTTGGCTTTGTTCCCGTTCCACTTCTGGTGTCCGGATGTGTATGAAGGCGCCAGCAATGAAACCGCCGCTTTTGTGGCAACCCTGCCCAAGCTTGGCGCGGTGGTAATCCTGATTCGTCTCGCAGCCATGTTCAAGCCCGGATACGATATCACCACGATTATTGCCGTACTCGGTGCACTGTCCATGACTTTCGGTAACCTTGCCGCGCTGGTCCAGCGGGATGTAAAACGTATCCTCGGTTATTCATCCGTAGCCCATGCGGGTTACATCATGATTGGCCTTATTTCCGGTACTGCGGAAGGTCTTGCAGCGGCGTCATTTTATGCACTGGCTTACGTTGCCATGAACCTGACCTGCTTCTGGGTGGTCAGCCGTGTGTCCGTGGATGGTCGGAACCTGCAACTGGATGACCTTAACGGGCTGCACAAGCGCGCCCCGGCCTTGGCCTTTGCTCTGGCAGTGGGAGCTTTCGCGCTGGTCGGTTTGCCGCCCATGGCCGGATTTATGGGTAAGCTCTTCCTGTTCTCTTCCGGTTGGAACCATGGCTACAACTGGCTGATCATAATTGCCGGGATCAATACCGCAATTTCCATCTACTACTATCTTGGAATGGTTCGCCATGCCTACACCAAGGATGCAGTTGAAGACACTCCTTTACCGGATACTTCCGCGTTCAGCTATGCGGGGGCGGCTCTGCTTTCTCTGCTGGTACTCGGTTTGGGAATGATGCCTGCCGGAGTGTTTGATTTTGCGCTGAAGGTGGGAAGTATTGTGCCGTAA
- a CDS encoding Na(+)/H(+) antiporter subunit D has translation MTLNGFLHPALAFIALALALPFFRGKQWKWFLLVPPVIAIAVVFTATLGNFGVIPYLGNVLVLGRVDKLSLVFANVFAIQSLIGMIYALHMDDKAHHAAAALYVAGSFGCVFAGDYLTLFIFWELMAVASTFLVWLHRTKTSSAAGFRYFLFHMLGGLFLLGGLLLRYSEIGTFAFLPVDPQGMEYYDWLILTGFCVNAAVVPLHAWLPDAYPEATVPGAVFMCAFTTKTAVYVLARGFSGVYALAVAGTIMAVYGVLYASMENNARRILSYHIVSQVGYMVAGIGIGTAMCINGAVAHAYAHILYKGLLFMSVGTVLYAAGTADLDRLGGLVGKMPVVMLLYMVGAVSISGMPFFNGFISKTMTITGAAESHHTLLAIGLEIAAVGTFLSVGIKLPYFAFWNKPAKTDIKLNPIPKNMYVAMGIAAFLCIAQGVYPQMLYKLLPFPVEYHPYTPWHLLQASMLLAFTGAGFWIMRKIIVPHHGRNLDFDKLYRFIGNMGLLLVCRPIAWADSVWTTVYRVIGLKWLMNSAAGSSWFDRKGIDTVVDGTAYTVRNIGKTGAKIQTGRLQDYLGMAVFIVLCVYGLVWYFG, from the coding sequence ATGACGCTTAACGGTTTTCTCCATCCGGCACTGGCTTTTATCGCCTTGGCACTGGCCTTGCCATTTTTCCGGGGCAAACAGTGGAAATGGTTTTTACTTGTTCCCCCTGTAATTGCCATTGCTGTGGTTTTTACCGCCACACTCGGTAATTTCGGGGTAATTCCGTATCTTGGTAACGTGCTGGTACTGGGCAGGGTAGATAAACTTTCGCTGGTTTTTGCCAACGTATTCGCCATCCAGTCGCTCATCGGCATGATCTATGCCTTGCATATGGATGACAAAGCGCATCACGCTGCGGCAGCCCTTTATGTTGCCGGATCATTCGGTTGCGTCTTTGCAGGTGATTACCTGACCCTGTTTATCTTCTGGGAACTCATGGCTGTTGCTTCCACTTTCTTAGTCTGGTTGCACCGCACGAAGACTTCAAGCGCTGCCGGTTTCAGGTACTTCCTGTTTCACATGCTCGGTGGTTTGTTCCTTCTCGGTGGACTTTTGCTCCGTTATTCCGAGATCGGTACTTTCGCCTTCCTTCCTGTGGACCCGCAGGGCATGGAATATTACGACTGGTTGATCCTGACCGGATTCTGCGTCAACGCAGCTGTCGTACCTCTGCATGCATGGCTGCCTGATGCCTACCCCGAAGCAACTGTTCCGGGCGCGGTTTTCATGTGCGCCTTTACCACCAAGACGGCGGTCTATGTGTTGGCGCGCGGATTTTCGGGAGTTTACGCACTGGCAGTGGCCGGAACAATCATGGCGGTCTATGGAGTGCTTTACGCGTCCATGGAGAACAATGCGCGCAGGATTCTTTCCTATCACATCGTCTCGCAGGTCGGTTACATGGTAGCGGGTATCGGTATCGGTACGGCCATGTGTATTAATGGTGCTGTTGCTCACGCTTACGCTCATATCCTTTATAAGGGTTTGCTTTTCATGAGCGTGGGTACTGTGCTTTACGCAGCGGGTACTGCGGATCTGGACCGTCTCGGCGGACTGGTTGGGAAAATGCCTGTGGTCATGCTCCTGTACATGGTCGGGGCGGTTTCCATCTCCGGTATGCCGTTCTTTAACGGATTTATATCCAAGACTATGACCATCACCGGGGCTGCTGAATCGCATCACACCCTGCTGGCTATCGGACTTGAAATCGCCGCCGTTGGTACATTCCTTTCGGTTGGTATCAAGCTTCCGTACTTTGCCTTCTGGAACAAGCCTGCAAAGACGGACATCAAACTCAATCCCATTCCCAAGAATATGTACGTGGCAATGGGCATTGCGGCTTTCCTCTGTATTGCGCAGGGCGTTTATCCGCAGATGCTCTATAAGCTGCTGCCGTTCCCGGTGGAATACCATCCTTACACCCCGTGGCATTTGCTGCAGGCTTCCATGCTGCTGGCATTCACCGGAGCAGGGTTCTGGATCATGCGCAAGATCATCGTGCCGCACCACGGACGTAACCTCGATTTTGACAAGCTTTACCGCTTTATCGGCAACATGGGTTTGCTTCTGGTCTGCCGTCCCATCGCATGGGCGGATTCAGTCTGGACCACAGTGTACCGGGTGATCGGACTTAAATGGCTGATGAATTCTGCTGCAGGCTCATCATGGTTTGACCGGAAGGGTATTGATACCGTTGTGGACGGCACCGCCTACACCGTACGTAATATCGGTAAGACCGGGGCCAAGATACAGACCGGACGGTTGCAGGATTATCTCGGTATGGCTGTGTTCATCGTGCTCTGCGTCTACGGCTTAGTCTGGTACTTCGGATAA
- a CDS encoding NADH-quinone oxidoreductase subunit M, translating to MQEFAYPVLTVLVFFPLLAAVGLFLLKGDNTIRMYTLGVSIIELALSFPLFAGFKLESAAFQFVERMDWVKQWGVEYYLGTDGISFLMVVLTIAVLPLCVLCSWTYIQTRVKEFHFCLLFMTAACVGVFTALDLVLFYVFWEAMLIPMYLLIAVWGGPEKRYASLKFFLYTLAGSALLLVAIVAFRIAGGTFAIPELMEQNFAFSFQFWAFLALALAFAIKVPMFPFHTWLPAAHVQAPTAGSVILASVLLKMGTYGFLRFNLPLTPAASEYFAPFMIAISIAGILYGGIVALGQNDIKKVIAYSSVGHMGFVTLGIFLFNQRGLEGALFQMLNHGITTGGLFMMIGTVYERSHSRELDDNLGLGKYMPAYMFFWGLFALSSFGFPGTNSFVGEILVFVGAFEQNPWIGALMVPGAMVAAAYMLRVSLKLAWGRPTSWKEWPDLNLREWTYLVIPAVFVLYIGLAPGLCFKVMDASLIKLEKDVKEGAKIVALEKEHPAEVAFNSLKGIIK from the coding sequence ATGCAAGAATTCGCTTATCCTGTTCTGACTGTCCTCGTGTTCTTTCCATTGCTGGCGGCTGTCGGGCTTTTCTTACTGAAAGGTGACAACACCATCAGGATGTACACACTGGGCGTGTCTATAATTGAACTCGCACTCTCGTTTCCGCTCTTTGCCGGATTCAAGCTTGAGTCAGCAGCCTTCCAGTTTGTGGAACGCATGGACTGGGTCAAGCAGTGGGGGGTAGAGTATTACCTTGGTACTGATGGCATCAGCTTCCTTATGGTAGTGCTGACCATCGCAGTACTGCCGCTTTGCGTGCTTTGCTCATGGACTTACATCCAGACACGGGTCAAGGAATTCCACTTCTGTCTGCTGTTCATGACCGCAGCCTGTGTGGGAGTCTTTACCGCTCTTGATCTGGTTCTTTTCTATGTTTTCTGGGAAGCAATGCTGATACCCATGTACCTGCTTATCGCTGTATGGGGTGGACCTGAGAAGCGTTATGCATCGCTCAAGTTTTTCCTCTACACTTTGGCTGGATCGGCACTGTTGCTGGTGGCTATCGTCGCCTTTAGAATTGCTGGCGGAACCTTCGCCATACCGGAACTTATGGAGCAGAACTTTGCCTTCAGCTTCCAGTTTTGGGCATTTCTGGCTCTTGCTCTGGCATTTGCCATTAAGGTCCCGATGTTCCCGTTCCACACATGGCTTCCAGCCGCACACGTACAGGCCCCCACAGCCGGATCAGTCATTCTGGCTTCCGTGCTCCTGAAGATGGGAACTTACGGCTTTCTGCGCTTCAACCTGCCGCTTACTCCGGCTGCTAGTGAATACTTTGCTCCGTTTATGATCGCCATATCCATTGCCGGAATTCTTTACGGCGGAATCGTGGCTCTCGGGCAGAATGATATCAAAAAAGTTATCGCCTACTCCTCTGTCGGTCATATGGGATTTGTCACTCTCGGCATCTTCCTTTTCAACCAGCGCGGATTGGAAGGTGCGCTCTTCCAGATGCTCAATCACGGTATCACCACCGGCGGCCTGTTTATGATGATCGGGACCGTCTATGAGCGCAGCCACAGCCGCGAGCTTGATGACAACCTCGGACTTGGTAAATACATGCCCGCCTACATGTTCTTCTGGGGGCTGTTCGCACTGTCCTCCTTTGGATTCCCCGGAACCAACAGCTTTGTAGGAGAGATTCTGGTATTTGTCGGAGCATTTGAGCAGAATCCTTGGATCGGTGCACTGATGGTGCCCGGAGCCATGGTTGCTGCCGCCTACATGCTGCGTGTTTCACTTAAGCTGGCTTGGGGGCGTCCCACTTCATGGAAGGAATGGCCTGATCTCAACTTGCGTGAATGGACTTATCTGGTCATTCCGGCTGTATTTGTCCTTTATATCGGTCTTGCACCGGGGCTTTGTTTTAAGGTTATGGATGCCTCGCTGATTAAGTTGGAGAAGGACGTGAAGGAAGGCGCTAAGATTGTTGCCTTGGAAAAAGAGCATCCTGCAGAAGTGGCCTTTAATTCCCTGAAGGGAATCATTAAGTAA
- a CDS encoding ATP-binding protein: protein MSLKKYFFFAFGSIFVASVLMGFTTIFTANSLQVENERAVYSQQQLRLLKSIKSSSSLMLKEVADFIILKNNFELDEFNTAKNNLKEDLQKLKTATQDEIEHISTHNDAKLISERKEIDTVNKIYKISYNIIRESENIVKAIQTNTFNKSLVLFKESIHSAYDNELRAIIDNQIQDEQKEMDETHDLLRITFKNFQTIAIILLTLLVCTILFASIITFSSILNPINNLVRAVTKIGHGDYTAEINKSEGEIGILADSLKTMAQDLAETQAQLVQSAKMASIGQMAAGITQEIHHPLTVIKNNLYMMRREITVLETDYGLNESIKTIEQNTQRISEVIDHLGQFSRQSDTLKHPLNVNDVINSSYSLLTHQFESLNINFDTEFHTQLPSIMGNNRELEQVFINILTNARDALYYRTDPSQNKINVTTEFKKETTMVRILFSDNGSGILKKDVPRVFDPFFTTKGLDTGTGLGLSMAYGIIKNHGGTISVAKTSSEGTTFEILLPTASAQI from the coding sequence ATGAGTCTTAAAAAATATTTCTTTTTTGCCTTCGGTTCGATTTTTGTTGCCAGTGTTCTAATGGGCTTCACAACAATTTTCACAGCTAATTCACTGCAAGTAGAAAATGAAAGGGCTGTATACTCTCAGCAGCAGCTTCGGCTTTTAAAAAGCATTAAATCTTCATCCAGCCTTATGTTGAAAGAAGTAGCAGACTTTATAATACTAAAAAATAATTTTGAATTGGATGAATTCAATACTGCAAAAAATAATCTCAAAGAGGATCTACAGAAGCTGAAAACAGCTACACAAGATGAAATCGAGCACATATCTACTCATAATGACGCAAAATTAATTAGTGAAAGAAAAGAAATTGACACTGTAAACAAAATATACAAAATTTCTTACAATATCATACGTGAATCTGAAAACATAGTTAAAGCAATTCAAACAAATACCTTTAACAAATCTCTAGTTCTATTTAAAGAAAGTATCCATTCTGCTTACGACAATGAATTACGAGCTATCATAGATAATCAAATTCAAGATGAACAAAAAGAAATGGATGAAACACATGACCTATTACGTATAACTTTCAAAAACTTCCAAACTATAGCTATTATCTTACTGACATTACTCGTTTGCACAATATTATTTGCTTCAATTATAACATTCAGTTCCATTTTAAACCCGATTAACAACCTTGTACGGGCCGTAACTAAAATCGGACACGGGGATTATACAGCAGAGATTAATAAAAGTGAGGGAGAAATCGGGATACTCGCTGACAGCTTGAAAACAATGGCCCAAGATCTGGCTGAAACCCAAGCCCAGCTGGTACAATCAGCAAAAATGGCATCCATAGGTCAAATGGCTGCTGGAATTACTCAAGAAATCCATCATCCACTTACAGTCATAAAGAACAACCTCTACATGATGCGTAGAGAAATAACTGTTTTAGAGACTGATTACGGCTTAAACGAGTCCATTAAAACTATAGAGCAAAATACCCAAAGAATATCAGAAGTAATTGACCATCTCGGACAATTTTCCCGTCAGTCCGACACCTTGAAGCATCCTCTGAATGTAAACGATGTCATTAATTCTTCATACTCTCTGCTGACTCATCAATTTGAATCTTTGAATATTAATTTTGACACAGAATTTCACACTCAGCTGCCTTCGATTATGGGTAACAACAGAGAATTGGAGCAGGTTTTTATCAATATTCTGACAAATGCCCGGGACGCACTATACTACCGTACTGATCCATCACAGAATAAGATCAATGTAACTACAGAATTCAAAAAAGAAACAACCATGGTTCGCATTCTCTTCAGTGATAACGGTTCCGGCATCCTGAAGAAGGATGTTCCACGTGTCTTTGATCCTTTCTTTACAACAAAAGGGCTGGATACCGGGACAGGATTAGGGCTTTCCATGGCCTACGGCATCATCAAAAATCATGGAGGCACAATCTCCGTGGCAAAAACATCTTCGGAAGGAACAACCTTTGAAATTTTACTTCCGACCGCATCTGCACAAATATAA